From the genome of Apodemus sylvaticus chromosome 3, mApoSyl1.1, whole genome shotgun sequence, one region includes:
- the LOC127679844 gene encoding very-long-chain (3R)-3-hydroxyacyl-CoA dehydratase 2-like gives MSRVFLIWAVAHSVKEVQSEDSVLLFVIAWTITEIIRYSLYTFSLLNHLPYIIKGARYTLFIVLYPMGVTGELLTIYAALTFVPQAGLYSISLPNKYNFSFDCHAFLILIMISYIPLFPQLHFHMIHQRRKVLSHTEEHKKFE, from the coding sequence ATGTCAAGAGTTTTCCTAATATGGGCAGTGGCACATAGTGTCAAAGAGGTGCAGAGTGAAGACAGTGTACTTCTGTTTGTTATTGCCTGGACAATCACAGAAATTATCCGTTACTCCCTTTACACATTCAGTCTGTTAAACCACTTGCCTTACATCATCAAAGGGGCCAGGTACACACTTTTCATCGTGCTTTACCCAATGGGAGTGACAGGAGAGCTCCTCACAATATACGCGGCCCTGACCTTTGTCCCACAGGCTGGCCTGTACTCCATCAGCTTACCTAACAAGTACAACTTCTCCTTTGACTGCCATGCATTCCTGATTCTGATCATGATCTCCTACATTCCACTTTTCCCCCAGTTGCACTTCCACATGATACACCAGAGAAGAAAGGTCCTTTCTCACACcgaagaacacaagaagtttgAGTAG